A section of the Sceloporus undulatus isolate JIND9_A2432 ecotype Alabama chromosome 3, SceUnd_v1.1, whole genome shotgun sequence genome encodes:
- the ANKRD49 gene encoding ankyrin repeat domain-containing protein 49, producing the protein MNEGDKSSDKNTEEEAKDFKDFPESFNQLELLETHRHLIPTGTQSLWSGDSDEEDQEEKTEEWYQAQEKKLESNPDKLLLWAAEKNRLNTVQRLLSQNLAPVNVQDEDQYTPLHRAAYNGHLEIVRELIAHGADVHALTVDSWTPLHSACKWNNTKIASFLLQHGADINAQTNGLLTPLHLAAGNRESKETLELLLMNRYLKPHLKNNLDETAYDIARRTDIYHYLFEIVENCTNSVSDS; encoded by the exons ATGAATGAAGGTGACAAATCTTCTGACAAGAACACAGAGGAGGAAGCAAAAGATTTTAAAGACTTTCCTGAGAGCTTTAACCAGCTTGAATTGTTAGAAACCCATAGACATCTAATTCCCACAGGAACACAGAGTCTCTGGTCCGGAGATTCTGACGAAGAAGACCAGGAAGAGAAAACAGAGGAATGGTACCAAGCTCAGgagaaaaaactggaaagcaacCCTGATAAACTTCTGCTTTGGGCAGCTGAAAAAAATAGG CTTAATACAGTACAAAGGCTCCTGTCTCAGAATCTTGCTCCAGTCAATGTCCAGGATGAAGACCAATATACCCCTCTCCACCGCGCTGCCTATAATGGACACTTGGAAATCGTACGTGAGCTGATTGCCCATGGTGCTGATGTTCATGCGTTGACAGTGGACAGTTGGACCCCACTGCATAGTGCCTGTAAGTGGAATAACACAAAGATAGCATCATTCTTGCTTCAGCATGGTGCAGATATTAATGCTCAGACCAATGGTTTGCTGACACCGCTGCACCTTGCAGCAGGAAACAGGGAAAGCAAGGAAACTCTTGAACTCTTGCTCATGAATCGCTATTTAAAGCCACATCTTAAAAACAACTTGGATGAAACAGCATATGATATTGCTCGAAGGACTGATATATATCACTACCTGTTTGAAATTGTTGAAAATTGCACAAATTCAGTGTCAGATTCTTAG